Proteins encoded within one genomic window of Episyrphus balteatus chromosome 1, idEpiBalt1.1, whole genome shotgun sequence:
- the LOC129921481 gene encoding YEATS domain-containing protein 2, with protein MSQKRKFEEYHDPDYPQDNSGKRLRTTSLQSSEQRNARIKEIINREFNREVHFREEQLDEIDTKLAKAKDILHQIRYTVVSDYYQKQNLLYSESEAAVMRGSSLFDNEPDGPQVPLHPAIKKIVGKKPKSYDELLRVRPTVREAAKTAKTSIKEKSRTKKEEKRIQRMIKQRGIVIDHSNPEQNADVAAMMGIQDPNGPPIKIPRHVEPIKVDKPLPKLNSARLNNQTKHLIVVGNTSKYIGDEKPSDNSSHKWLVYVQSKSSIPIEKFVTKVRFFLHPSYRPNDVVDVEIPPFQLARRGWGEFPVRLQLFFDPQIDQKPVQLVHNLILDKTLSGLQTMGAETLVEIWLRTDSIIPPSLSPPSTSTKPSYRTATLTKSKHLLSPSKTAEIINPKPEIDDNLFDFLDKIESPTICADIEKIQPTFMDSPIVDSQICRRPLGLPPARNITESIMRLSEEPSTSSVSSSLPSSSPRSSTITSSSSILLSPKAEKKFTPKSPPPIVSENDKIHQPVKMKQEPLPPPSLPPPAPPTPMVAIPSKQFPVEKKATSTVTHTNGTSSLIVNPNVLQKKLVQFIDKDGNVKIMQVLIAPKKPGAAPQTTIQKPTIVNGLPKVVTNNGEALQQLHNVKKPPPKLNDIDANGNIQGKFQVKEISSSPSSSPAHSSPKHQPTSTVTHLDNNSGSNQFGSKPIFRRNGPQVKNQVIHKEGKVFIIDPMQTKIKQEQKKQVSLLKPQISLLKPIVQNDNLGNCIRNNAVKVFKHTSIATDHDYTNRLNPNRSAPNTVTITKTLPPSQSSPAAFRRANTITVRNVINPANFVPSRVPELKKGNFIPVKVNHKPVIALMKKQRREYRRELEQQFNNTAFATVRSGVEFLLRRLPMVNSLALENDYKMAFPFVIATWAEFRKTISIKLKALEWLRAKYISRSITQHPKLKTANLWTTKEIVIFARHHAYTPVINSTQEAKDAQIGNNKIKTETKDPSLTELVKNEIEKEHIHYQTVTPNHRICDWTERAWKRVNTHYKEHETIIDVDGLDDNESETKRLIKQSPLKTYQGKLWLSIDEKLEKEANLVSGMCQDIGIRLQPEEIHRDVIHPTAQTLMSKTLRLFIQDIVRRSIAFKMKNNKEISPNDICLEPDNIRSALNSRTEFDFITNKYFGTIKSKDLLELG; from the exons ATGTCTCAAAAACGCAAATTTGAAGAATATCATGACCCAGACTATCCCCAAGATAATTCTGGCAAAAGATTACGAACCACTTCTTTGCAATCTTCTGAGCAAAGAAATGCCCGTATCAAAGAAATCATTAATAGAGAGTTTAACCGGGAAGTTCATTTCCGTGAAGAGCAACTCGATGAAATCGATACAAAGTTGGCCAAAGCCAAGGACATTCTCCACCAAATCCGTTACACTGTTGTTTCCGATTATTACCAAAAGCAAAACTTGCTTTACAGTGAGTCGGAGGCAGCAGTGATGCGAGGTTCGTCATTGTTCGATAATGAACCTGACGGCCCTCAAGTTCCACTGCATCCTGCTATAAAAAAGATTGTTGGTAAAAAGCCTAAAAGCTATGATGAACTGTTGCGTGTTCGACCAACCGTTCGCGAAGCGGCTAAAACCGCCAAAActtcaataaaagaaaaatctcgcacgaaaaaggaagaaaaacgCATTCAACGAATGATCAAACAGCGTGGTATTGTAATTGATCATTCGAATCCTGAGCAAAATGCCGATGTGGCTGCAATGATGGGCATACAGGATCCAAATGGTCCACCAATTAAAATTCCACGTCATGTGGAACCGATAAAAGTAGATAAACCATTGCCAAAGCTTAATAGTGCGAGATTGAATAATCAGACAAAACATTTGATTGTTGTGGGCAATACATCGAAATATATTGGTGATGAGAAACCTTCAGATAATTCGTCTCATAAATGGCTGGTTTATGTTCAGTCAAAGAGTTCGATTCCCATTGAGAAGTTTGTAACGAAAGTTAGGTTCTTTTTGCATCCGTCGTATAGACCGAATGATGTTGTTGATGTTGA aataccacCATTTCAACTTGCTAGACGTGGTTGGGGAGAGTTTCCTGTGCGATTACAGTTATTTTTTGATCCGCAAATTGATCAGAAACCTGTTCAGTTGGTTCATAATTTGATATTGGATAAGACTTTAAGTGGATTACAGACAATGG GTGCTGAGACTCTAGTAGAAATATGGTTACGAACAGATTCTATAATTCCTCCTTCTCTCTCACCAccatcaacatcaacaaaacCATCATATCGCACAGCAACCCTAACAAAATCCAAACATCTATTGTCACCTTCAAAAACCGCTGAAATTATAAATCCCAAACCCGAAATAGATGATAATCTGTTTGATTTCTTAGATAAAATCGAATCACCTACGATATGTGCAGATATAGAAAAAATACAGCCAACATTTATGGATTCACCAATAGTCGATAGTCAAATATGTCGGAGACCTCTTGGTTTGCCTCCGGCTAGAAATATAACCGAGTCAATTATGCGTTTGAGTGAAGAACCATCAACGTCATCAGTTTCATCATCTTTACCATCTTCATCACCCAGAAGTTCTACAATaacttcatcatcatcaattttattaagtccaaaagcggaaaaaaaattcacaccTAAATCGCCACCTCCGATAGTTAGTGAAAacgataaaattcatcaaccggTGAAAATGAAACAGGAACCACTACCACCACCTTCATTACCACCGCCAGCACCTCCAACGCCGATGGTGGCTATTCCTTCGAAACAGTTTCCAGTGGAGAAAAAGGCTACATCGACAGTTACACACACAAATGGCACTAGTTCGCTAATTGTCAATCCAAATGTTCTGCAAAAGAAACTCGTCCAGTTTATTGACAAAGATGGCAATGTTAAGATCATGCAAGTTCTTATCGCTCCAAAAAAACCTGGAGCAGCCCCTCAAACCACAATACAAAAACCAACAATTGTCAATGGGCTACCAAAAGTGGTGACAAACAATGGAGAAGCTCTGCAACAGCTTCATAATGTGAAAAAACCTCCCCCAAAACTGAATGATATCGATGCCAATGGCAATATTCAAGGCAAATTTCAAGTAAAAGAAATATcttcatcaccatcatcatcacctGCACATTCTTCACCCAAACACCAACCCACATCTACAGTAACGCATTTAGATAATAATTCAGGCTCAAATCAATTTGGATCCAAACCAATATTTCGTCGAAATGGTCCTCAGGTCAAAAATCAAGTAATTCACAAAGAAGGCAAAGTTTTTATCATTGATCccatgcaaacaaaaataaagcagGAACAAAAGAAACAGGTGTCATTGCTTAAACCACAAATAAGTCTCCTCAAACCGATTGTTCAAAATGACAACCTCGGCAACTGTATTCGTAATAATGCAGTCAAGGTTTTCAAACACACTTCAATTGCAACAGATCATGATTACACAAATCGACTGAATCCTAATCGATCAGCACCCAATACAGTCACTATTACTAAGACATTGCCTCCATCACAATCATCACCGGCTGCTTTCCGTCGTGCAAATACAATTACAGTTCGAAATGTTATAAATCCGGCAAATTTCGTACCTTCACGGGTGCCGGAATTGAAAAAGGGAAATTTCATTCCTGTTAAAGTAAATCATAAGCCGGTTATAGCGTTGATGAAGAAACAGCGTAGAGAATATCGTAGAGAATTGGAGCAACAGTTTAACAATACCGCATTTGCAACTGTTCGTAGTGGAGTGGAATTCCTTTTGAGACGGCTGCCAATGGTGAATAGTTTGGCGTTGGAGAATGATTATAAAATGGCTTTTCCGTTTGTTATTGCAACTTGGGCAGAGTTTCGGAAGACAATTTCAATTAAGTTAAAAGCATTAGAG TGGCTACGTGCAAAGTACATTTCAAGAAGCATAACTCAACATCCAAAGCTCAAGACTGCAAACCTATGGACAACAAAAGAAATTGTAATCTTTGCTCGTCATCACGCCTACACACCTGTGATAAATTCAACACAAGAAGCAAAAGATGCCCAAATAgggaataataaaattaaaactgagaCTAAAGATCCCAGCTTAACTGAATTAGTGaagaatgaaattgaaaaagaacacattcaCTATCAAACTGTGACGCCAAATCATCGAATATGTGATTGGACTGAACGAGCATGGAAGCGTGTTAACACTCATTATAAAGAACACGAAACAATAATTGATGTTGACGGCTTAGATGATAATGAGTCGGAAACAAAACGCTTAATAAAGCAATCACCTTTGAAAACATACCAAGGCAAATTGTGGCTGTCGATAGATGAGAAGTTGGAGAAGGAAGCCAATTTAGTGAGTGGAATGTGTCAGGATATTGGTATTCGTCTTCAGCCAGAGGAAATACATCgag ATGTAATTCATCCGACGGCGCAAACTCTCATGTCTAAGACCCTTCGTCTCTTCATCCAGGATATAGTTCGTCGTTCGATtgctttcaaaatgaaaaacaataaagaaaT ATCACCAAATGATATTTGTTTAGAGCCAGATAATATTCGTAGTGCTCTCAACTCCCGGACTGAGTTTGATTTCATAACAAATAAATACTTTGGTACAATTAAATCAAAGGACCTACTCGAGTTGGGATAG